One window of the Nicotiana tabacum cultivar K326 chromosome 4, ASM71507v2, whole genome shotgun sequence genome contains the following:
- the LOC107765055 gene encoding dnaJ protein ERDJ2A isoform X2, translated as MADSGENSALFPIFILSVIALPLVPYTILKLLRAASKRDKSIHCECSVCSRSGKHHKSIFRRISSFLTCSNLTVLLLWVIVAFLVYSIKQSSREIEAFDPFSILGLEPGVSESVIKKAYRRLSIQYHPDKNPDPAANKYFVEYISKAYQALTDPVSRENFEKYGHPDGRQGFQMGIALPQFLLDFNGASGGILLIWILGGFILLPMAFGVVYLSRASKYGGNFVRRETLATYFDLVKPSLAPSKVLDVFIKAAEFMDIPVRRADEEPLQELFKLVKSELNLDGKNARQEQAKFWKQHPALVKAEMLIQAHLLRKADTFSSNLQQDYKNVLQLAPRLLEGLIKMATVPRTAKGHGWLRPAIGVIELSQCIIQAVPLSARKAGSGSSDGVASLLQLPHFSDAVITKIGKKVRTLQDLQDMTFQERAELLSGVAGLSASVLQDVEKVLELMPRATIEVTCETEGEEGIQEGDIVTVQAWVTLRRANAAITTASTITEAKLEASGASMEEITAAVKDAVTKVKSGCRLVLGKIQAPQAGNYNLNCHLMCDTWIGCDTKTNLKLKILKRSRAGSRGGLVAEGVQGENGLEDEDDIEEDEEGDQSEYSEDEDEDEEEDEAEVEKKNNNRKGFANGSARRKGRK; from the exons ATGGCTGACTCTGGAGAGAATAGTGCCTTATTCCCCATTTTTATATTGTCAGTAATTGCCCTACCCTTAGTACCCTATACAATACTTAAATTACTTCGTGCTGCTTCAAAGAGGGATAAGAGTATTCACTGTGAGTGTTCAGTTTGCTCTCGATCTGGAAAACATCACAAATCCATTTTTCGAAGG ATCTCTAGTTTTTTAACGTGTAGCAACCTGACTGTGCTGCTGCTCTGGGTCATTGTGGCCTTCCTTGTTTATTCCATCAAGCAAAGTAGTCGTGAG ATTGAAGCTTTTGATCCATTCAGTATTCTTGGGCTAGAACCAGGAGTTTCGGAATCTGTAATAAAGAAGGCTTATAGGAGACTTTCAATACAATACCATCCAGACAAAAACCCCGATCCAG CTGCTAATAAGTATTTCGTGGAGTATATTTCCAAAGCTTACCAGGCGCTGACAGATCCAGTCTCAAGGGAGAATTTTGAGAAATATGGACATCCAGATGGCAGACAG GGTTTTCAAATGGGAATTGCacttcctcagtttctgcttgaTTTCAATGGCGCATCTGGTGGGATATTATTAATTTGGATTCTTGGAGGTTTTATACTGCTGCCCATGGCATTTGGCGTTGTTTATCTATCAAGAGCATCAAAATATGGGGGAAATTTTGTCAGGCGTGAAACTCTAGCCACTTATTTTGATCTAGTGAAACCCTCCTTGGCTCCAAG CAAAGTTCTGGATGTCTTCATTAAGGCAGCTGAATTCATGGATATTCCAGTTCGAAGAGCCGATGAAGAACCTCTTCAGGAACTCTTCAAACTTGTGAAAAGTGAATTGAACCTGGATGGTAAGAATGCCAGGCAGGAACAAGCAAAATTTTGGAAACAACATCCTGCTCTTGTTAAG GCAGAGATGTTGATTCAAGCCCATTTACTTCGTAAGGCAGACACTTTCTCTAGTAACTTGCAGCAAGATTACAAAAATGTGCTGCAGCTTGCGCCTCGTCTTCTCGAAGGGCTGATCAAG ATGGCAACAGTACCACGCACTGCTAAGGGAcatggttggctaaggcctgcaATCGGAGTCATCGAGCTCTCCCAGTGCATAATTCAG GCCGTTCCTCTTAGTGCTAGAAAGGCAGGTTCAGGATCCTCTGATGGTGTTGCTTCACTTTTGCAGCTTCCACATTTCAGTGATGCGGTCATCACAAAGATAGGGAAGAAG GTGCGTACGCTACAGGACCTCCAGGACATGACCTTTCAAGAACGTGCCGAACTGCTTTCTGGTGTTGCTGGCCTATCTGCTTCTGTATTACAAGACGTGGAGAAGGTACTGGAATTGATGCCTCGTGCAACAATAGAAGTTACTTGCGAGACTGAGGGGGAGGAAGGCATACAAGAGGGGGACATTGTCACAGTGCAGGCATGGGTGACACTCAGACGTGCTAATG CAGCCATAACAACTGCTTCAACAATAACTGAAGCGAAACTGGAAGCATCGGGGGCAAGTATGGAGGAGATTACTGCTGCTGTTAAAGATGCTGTCACGAAAGTTAAGAGCGGGTGTCGACTGGTGTTGGGCAAGATCCAAGCTCCACAGGCcggaaattacaatttaaactgTCATTTGATGTGTGACACATGGATTGGGTGCGACACGAAGACaaacttaaaactaaaaatattgaaaaggAGCAGAGCTGGAAGTCGAGGTGGTCTTGTGGCTGAGGGAGTGCAGGGGGAGAATGGCCTTGAAGATGAAGATGacattgaagaagatgaagagggCGATCAAAGTGAGTATAGTGaggatgaggatgaagatgaagaggaagatgagGCTGAGGTTGAGAAAAAGAATAATAACAGAAAGGGCTTTGCTAATGGCTCCGCTCGAAGAAAGGGTAGAAAATAA
- the LOC107765055 gene encoding dnaJ protein ERDJ2A isoform X1, giving the protein MADSGENSALFPIFILSVIALPLVPYTILKLLRAASKRDKSIHCECSVCSRSGKHHKSIFRRISSFLTCSNLTVLLLWVIVAFLVYSIKQSSREIEAFDPFSILGLEPGVSESVIKKAYRRLSIQYHPDKNPDPAANKYFVEYISKAYQALTDPVSRENFEKYGHPDGRQGFQMGIALPQFLLDFNGASGGILLIWILGGFILLPMAFGVVYLSRASKYGGNFVRRETLATYFDLVKPSLAPSKVLDVFIKAAEFMDIPVRRADEEPLQELFKLVKSELNLDGKNARQEQAKFWKQHPALVKAEMLIQAHLLRKADTFSSNLQQDYKNVLQLAPRLLEGLIKMATVPRTAKGHGWLRPAIGVIELSQCIIQAVPLSARKAGSGSSDGVASLLQLPHFSDAVITKIGKKVRTLQDLQDMTFQERAELLSGVAGLSASVLQDVEKVLELMPRATIEVTCETEGEEGIQEGDIVTVQAWVTLRRANGLISALPHAPYYPFSKGENFWFLLAHTNSNDVWFSESVNFMDEAAAITTASTITEAKLEASGASMEEITAAVKDAVTKVKSGCRLVLGKIQAPQAGNYNLNCHLMCDTWIGCDTKTNLKLKILKRSRAGSRGGLVAEGVQGENGLEDEDDIEEDEEGDQSEYSEDEDEDEEEDEAEVEKKNNNRKGFANGSARRKGRK; this is encoded by the exons ATGGCTGACTCTGGAGAGAATAGTGCCTTATTCCCCATTTTTATATTGTCAGTAATTGCCCTACCCTTAGTACCCTATACAATACTTAAATTACTTCGTGCTGCTTCAAAGAGGGATAAGAGTATTCACTGTGAGTGTTCAGTTTGCTCTCGATCTGGAAAACATCACAAATCCATTTTTCGAAGG ATCTCTAGTTTTTTAACGTGTAGCAACCTGACTGTGCTGCTGCTCTGGGTCATTGTGGCCTTCCTTGTTTATTCCATCAAGCAAAGTAGTCGTGAG ATTGAAGCTTTTGATCCATTCAGTATTCTTGGGCTAGAACCAGGAGTTTCGGAATCTGTAATAAAGAAGGCTTATAGGAGACTTTCAATACAATACCATCCAGACAAAAACCCCGATCCAG CTGCTAATAAGTATTTCGTGGAGTATATTTCCAAAGCTTACCAGGCGCTGACAGATCCAGTCTCAAGGGAGAATTTTGAGAAATATGGACATCCAGATGGCAGACAG GGTTTTCAAATGGGAATTGCacttcctcagtttctgcttgaTTTCAATGGCGCATCTGGTGGGATATTATTAATTTGGATTCTTGGAGGTTTTATACTGCTGCCCATGGCATTTGGCGTTGTTTATCTATCAAGAGCATCAAAATATGGGGGAAATTTTGTCAGGCGTGAAACTCTAGCCACTTATTTTGATCTAGTGAAACCCTCCTTGGCTCCAAG CAAAGTTCTGGATGTCTTCATTAAGGCAGCTGAATTCATGGATATTCCAGTTCGAAGAGCCGATGAAGAACCTCTTCAGGAACTCTTCAAACTTGTGAAAAGTGAATTGAACCTGGATGGTAAGAATGCCAGGCAGGAACAAGCAAAATTTTGGAAACAACATCCTGCTCTTGTTAAG GCAGAGATGTTGATTCAAGCCCATTTACTTCGTAAGGCAGACACTTTCTCTAGTAACTTGCAGCAAGATTACAAAAATGTGCTGCAGCTTGCGCCTCGTCTTCTCGAAGGGCTGATCAAG ATGGCAACAGTACCACGCACTGCTAAGGGAcatggttggctaaggcctgcaATCGGAGTCATCGAGCTCTCCCAGTGCATAATTCAG GCCGTTCCTCTTAGTGCTAGAAAGGCAGGTTCAGGATCCTCTGATGGTGTTGCTTCACTTTTGCAGCTTCCACATTTCAGTGATGCGGTCATCACAAAGATAGGGAAGAAG GTGCGTACGCTACAGGACCTCCAGGACATGACCTTTCAAGAACGTGCCGAACTGCTTTCTGGTGTTGCTGGCCTATCTGCTTCTGTATTACAAGACGTGGAGAAGGTACTGGAATTGATGCCTCGTGCAACAATAGAAGTTACTTGCGAGACTGAGGGGGAGGAAGGCATACAAGAGGGGGACATTGTCACAGTGCAGGCATGGGTGACACTCAGACGTGCTAATGGTTTGATCTCAGCCCTTCCACACGCTCCATACTATCCATTCTCCAAGGGAGAGAATTTCTGGTTTTTACTTGCACATACCAATTCAAATGATGTCTGGTTTTCTGAAAGTGTCAACTTTATGGATGAAGCAGCAGCCATAACAACTGCTTCAACAATAACTGAAGCGAAACTGGAAGCATCGGGGGCAAGTATGGAGGAGATTACTGCTGCTGTTAAAGATGCTGTCACGAAAGTTAAGAGCGGGTGTCGACTGGTGTTGGGCAAGATCCAAGCTCCACAGGCcggaaattacaatttaaactgTCATTTGATGTGTGACACATGGATTGGGTGCGACACGAAGACaaacttaaaactaaaaatattgaaaaggAGCAGAGCTGGAAGTCGAGGTGGTCTTGTGGCTGAGGGAGTGCAGGGGGAGAATGGCCTTGAAGATGAAGATGacattgaagaagatgaagagggCGATCAAAGTGAGTATAGTGaggatgaggatgaagatgaagaggaagatgagGCTGAGGTTGAGAAAAAGAATAATAACAGAAAGGGCTTTGCTAATGGCTCCGCTCGAAGAAAGGGTAGAAAATAA